The sequence below is a genomic window from Tachysurus vachellii isolate PV-2020 chromosome 2, HZAU_Pvac_v1, whole genome shotgun sequence.
GCTGGTTACCAACACTTGCAAAGAAGTATCTCCACATTGTAATCAAATCTAATTAAAGAAGAAGGCTTTAAGTTAAATAGCCTAATAGTACGTATATAGTTTGATATTCTTGCTATTTATTTTAGCTTAGCAGTATATGGTCTGTTTTTATGGATAAATCAAGTCAAAGCAGCATGTATTCAACTTTCTTTCAAAAAGATAGCGTTAATAACTAGTCTATCAGCATGGGCTAAACTTTCAGTAAGTCTTCACTCTCATCCAAGAGTGGATGAATACTGCTGATTCGGATAACACTAACCTATGCTTCAAAGGATTATGGTTTGATCTGCTGATCTTGAATCagttcattattttaatgaatgaataaaagaaattgTTCAAATAGAAGTAACAGCTCTtagcattaaataaacattagctTTCTTTGTAATTAAAGTAATTTGATAGTGACGGTATGATCTAATTGgtgtcatttattcatttcctcTAACACAGGCTCATCTCCGTGCCATTGATGTGAAACTGATGCAGCAGCTTCTTTCCATCAATGAAGGAATCGAGTCTATCCGCTGGGTGATGGAAGAGCGAGGAGGCATAGCCAGTCGGGAGAGCAGTTTAAATGGCAGTCTGTACAGCCTCTCTGACAGCCAGGACGCGTCTCATAACGGGAGCTTCAGCAGTCTCCAAGACCGAACAGACGAACTGGATGGAATTTCAGTCGGCAGTTACTTGGACACTCTAGGGGAGGACTTTGAACATTCTTCccccactgaccaatcagatagcTTCACTGACCAGTCCATTATCGCAGAAGAGTCGTTCAGTAAATCTCCACTTCGACCCAGAGTGGACTCGGATGAGTACTACTGTTTTGGATAACTCTAGGATATACTGCAAAGGATTGTGGGGCATCTAAAGCTGCTGATCATAAATCAGTTggttattttaatgaatgaatgaaaatattcagTCAGGAGAAACTGCTGGAGGGAGAAGGTGTAGGTAGTCGAAGCTAAATGTTAGCTATTAGCCGTTAGCGCGTTCTGATGTCACTGTGATTCTGTTCATGTGTCACCAGAATTTAATCAGCTGAACTAAAGTTTATAAGTGAATTCATATGGATAAAGATCCAGATTTCTGCTATACAGCAGCAGTTGCTACATGAAGCACAGCATTTCCAGGGAATAAAGTTTTATGTTGTGCACCAAGTTCATAATTATTCAAAAACTGTTTGTCTTAGATTATTTCTCTGCAGTTAGTCCAAATATTTGTCAGGGTTATGCATTAGGTCCAAACATTAACCCTCCTAGCGTTCTTTAACGAGTGACAATAATGTAAATCTTAGAATACATAAAAGGGACCAGAGTGGACATTTTCTACACTGAAACCAGACCTTCACTGACCATAAAGTGCAACTCTGTCAAGTTTCAGTATGCGTGAACAAATGTTGAAACTAGCCCATATTAGTAGAACACCTGTAACATAGTTACTGCACAGAATGGTCAGGTTCTCAAGTTAAGAAGATGGTGAATACAATTGAAAAAATCTTCACACATGTCTTTAGGATTACTATGTAGCATTAACGTGCAGCTAAGGTTCTTGTGTTAAATGGTGTACGTCATAATCGCTGCACTTTCTGGTCAGTGAGGCTTTTGAAGAAAGTGCAATTTCTGCTAATCTCCCAAACTTTGCAACGAAGACATTATTTTTCTCTTAGTTTTAAAGACTGAATTCTTGTCCCTGCCACTGCCTAACCTCATCTTTATTTGAATTACGTATTGAACTGTTAACACTGTTTTTATAGAGAGGACCTTTGAAACTTGCTTGTccactttttaacttttttttttcgtacTGTGTACTCTATGAGCAGCCCACTAAAGACATAGAGTCATGTGATTCATTTTGAATCTGGACTCACATATGtctcagtgtgagtgtgtgagattttatacatttctgttgTACTGTACAGTTGTTCCTAATTTATTACTGTaccatttttaaattgtattttgtggtgaaaatgttataatatattgttttcatGAGAATTTCTTGGTtccgtgtgtgtttttaatccgCTTATATGCTGGTGATAGGGATGTACATGGACATTTATTGATTTAGATCCTTTTGTCCATAGTTAAAGGAGTCATCTTTAATTAATCAATggaataaatatactatttaCTTGGCAGTTTTCCACTGTCTGAATTTGAG
It includes:
- the LOC132841749 gene encoding leucine rich adaptor protein 1-like yields the protein MEEDNTVPDFRDIEVKLGRKVPESLARSITHRAKPLESRSQGHGTNSDLKQLESKMLFLKQEMAHLRAIDVKLMQQLLSINEGIESIRWVMEERGGIASRESSLNGSLYSLSDSQDASHNGSFSSLQDRTDELDGISVGSYLDTLGEDFEHSSPTDQSDSFTDQSIIAEESFSKSPLRPRVDSDEYYCFG